DNA from Mycobacterium sp. SMC-8:
ACACCGGGGTCGTCGCGGTCAGGAACGTCAACATCGTCGCCGCCGCGGTGATCGCCACCCCCGCCACCACCAGGGAGGGCCGCGCGCCGTAGCGGCCGACGAGTCGTCCCGACAGCGGGGAGAACAGCAGCGCGCCGAGGGCTATCGGCAGATAGATCAGGCCGGTGTGCATGGCCGAGAACCCGCGCTCCCCCTGCAGATACAGCGACATCATGAACAGGAACGCACCCCAGGCCGCGAACGCGCTGACCGCGTTGACGGTCGCGGTGGTGAACGGGATGCTGCGGAAGAACCGCAGATCGAGGAACGGGTCGTGACGGCGCGATTCGAACCGCAGGAACGCCGCCAGGGCCACCGCGGCGACGGCACCGATCGCGACGACGCGTGGATTCGTCCAGCCGAGCACCGGCCCCTCGATGAGGGTGAACACCGTGCCGAAGAGGAACAGGATGGCCAGTCCCTGACCGATGGGGTCGACGTTGCGCATCGTCGCCGACTTCGATTCCGGGACGAACACCGCGGTGAGCAGGATGGCCGCCGCGCAGATGGGAAGATTGATCCAGAATACCGAGCGCCACCCGATGGTTTCGATGAGCAGGCCACCGACGATCGGTCCGGCCGCCATCGAGATGCCGGTGATCCCACCCCAGACGCCCAGCGCCCGCGCCCGCTCCACCGGCTTGGTGAAGATCTGCGAGATGATGGACAACGCAACGGGATTGAGCATCGAGCCGCCGATGGCCTGCAGGAAACGAGCCCCGATCAACGCGTCGATGGTAGGCGCCAGGCTGCAGGCCAGGGAGCCGAGCGCGAACAGCGCGAGTCCGGTCTGGAACACCCGCCGGCGACCGAAGCGGTCCCCGGTCGCCCCGGCCAGCATCAGCAGTGACGCCAGCACCAGGGTGTAGATGTCGACCACCCACTGCATCTGCGCGGAGGTTGCCGACAGGTCCTGCCGGATCGACGGGATCGCGACATTGACGATC
Protein-coding regions in this window:
- a CDS encoding MFS transporter; protein product: MTPRRKAIILVSCCLSLLIVSMDATIVNVAIPSIRQDLSATSAQMQWVVDIYTLVLASLLMLAGATGDRFGRRRVFQTGLALFALGSLACSLAPTIDALIGARFLQAIGGSMLNPVALSIISQIFTKPVERARALGVWGGITGISMAAGPIVGGLLIETIGWRSVFWINLPICAAAILLTAVFVPESKSATMRNVDPIGQGLAILFLFGTVFTLIEGPVLGWTNPRVVAIGAVAAVALAAFLRFESRRHDPFLDLRFFRSIPFTTATVNAVSAFAAWGAFLFMMSLYLQGERGFSAMHTGLIYLPIALGALLFSPLSGRLVGRYGARPSLVVAGVAITAAATMLTFLTATTPVWWLLIIFAVFGIGFSMVNAPITNAAVSGMPLDRAGAASAVTSTSRQVGVSIGVALCGSVAGPAMAVGGTDFAAAARPLWFVCIALGLVIFGVGLFATSQRALRSAERLAPLVSGAADPVGGAHVR